A part of Cydia strobilella chromosome 15, ilCydStro3.1, whole genome shotgun sequence genomic DNA contains:
- the LOC134748002 gene encoding uncharacterized protein LOC134748002 yields MYVEIPKFERCCCCVPLRCGILILGYLSLGFALFAVSLDVYFSEGFDLSTHTFGFYRGTSFIAERWLFFVMYCVEIAFIVVLLIGIHTRNSRLMLVYYYYGITTTLASLVTFMFVNVQEFHTHIPLYLIDITIIFSAIVTQAYLLLLIRSELEKPRESLRFVNHLAEVCVQQPATNGLNPL; encoded by the exons ATGTACGTGGAAATTCCAAAGTTTGAAagatgttgttgttgtgtgcCTCTACGTTGTGGGATTCTCATTTTAGGATATTTAAGCTtg GGTTTCGCTTTATTTGCCGTCAGCCTGGACGTATATTTCAGCGAAGGCTTCGATCTGTCTACGCACACGTTCGGCTTCTACCGAGGCACCTCTTTCATCGCTGAACGATGGCTCTTCTTTGTCATGTACTGTGTGGAGATCGCCTTTATCGTGGTTTTGCTGATTGGGATTCATACG AGAAACTCACGGCTAATGCTGGTATACTACTACTATGGGATCACTACAACTCTGGCGTCGTTGGTTACATTTATGTTCGTGAACGTCCAGGAGTTCCATACCCACATACCCCTGTACTTGATAGACATCACCATTATCTTCAGTGCTATAG TGACTCAGGCATACCTGCTTTTACTAATTCGCAGCGAGCTAGAAAAACCGCGTGAGTCCCTTCGGTTCGTCAACCACCTCGCTGAGGTTTGCGTGCAACAACCGGCAACCAACGGCCTAAATCCTTTATAA